Proteins from a single region of bacterium:
- a CDS encoding rod shape-determining protein MreC — MLRRRRPRLVQPGERRQSEPRGVYFAAVALVLAIVVSTAFEAAGRHNPVGSAIVGVATPVITLVRAVVDGVASLGYIFRLKPIAADNERLENENALLKKRVAELEAAEAEASRLRKLLKLPELARYKFVSARVIGRSLELWFDSIWIDRGTRDGIAQGDLVLAAGGLAGEIETADRDKSKVRLLFNPDFAIGAVTSVSGSQGVVKSGVRERIELVNTLRLDFVPKRNKISVGEKVYTSGLTQGKPRGVYIGTVGKVISEANKQTQTIEVEPGADLGSLEEVAVLATGGTGGHVGP, encoded by the coding sequence GTGCTCCGACGAAGACGCCCCAGACTGGTCCAGCCCGGCGAAAGAAGGCAATCCGAACCGCGCGGAGTTTACTTCGCGGCGGTTGCGCTGGTGCTGGCGATTGTCGTGTCGACCGCTTTCGAGGCCGCGGGAAGGCACAATCCGGTCGGCTCCGCGATCGTAGGCGTGGCAACGCCGGTGATTACCTTGGTGCGCGCAGTCGTGGACGGTGTGGCGAGCCTTGGATACATATTCAGGCTTAAGCCGATAGCTGCTGACAACGAGCGGCTGGAAAACGAAAACGCATTGCTGAAAAAAAGAGTTGCAGAACTGGAGGCTGCGGAGGCTGAGGCCTCAAGGCTAAGAAAACTTCTGAAGCTGCCCGAACTTGCCAGATACAAATTCGTCTCGGCCAGGGTGATTGGGCGCTCGCTCGAACTATGGTTCGATTCGATTTGGATCGATCGCGGCACGCGCGACGGAATCGCTCAAGGCGATCTGGTGCTGGCCGCAGGCGGCCTGGCCGGCGAAATAGAAACGGCGGATCGCGACAAATCCAAGGTCAGACTTTTATTCAATCCCGACTTCGCAATAGGCGCCGTCACTTCGGTGTCCGGCAGCCAGGGAGTCGTAAAGTCGGGCGTCCGGGAGCGCATCGAGCTGGTGAACACGCTTCGCCTGGATTTCGTGCCGAAAAGGAACAAGATTTCGGTCGGCGAAAAGGTGTATACAAGCGGACTTACCCAGGGCAAGCCGCGAGGCGTTTACATCGGAACAGTCGGAAAAGTTATCAGCGAAGCGAACAAGCAGACGCAAACGATAGAAGTCGAGCCGGGAGCCGACCTCGGCTCGCTGGAGGAGGTTGCAGTACTCGCAACCGGCGGAACCGGAGGCCATGTTGGACCATAA
- the mrdA gene encoding penicillin-binding protein 2, with protein MAAPNVQPPPDPRLVAYRRIVALVFLLIAIRLFYMQVHKYPDFLKGAVSNKIKFIPHIAPRGQIFDRAGRPLAVNEPVFSLMYFPPLEGGEDEALPPIAAALGEPVEALAERIEKEKKRNYPYQPVSIRDNLTPEQVIFFSENSTRFPGVFVEENNYRRKYPLGAAAAHVIGYTGAMSEKDPKAQTGSGYDRLEFVGKTGAEKAFEEYLHGRAGSKEIEVTKNRAFKRLINETPAKSGQNIYLTIDSQIQARIFELFKGRRGCAIVSKPFTGEIIAMVSSPSYDANLFYLPQYADYRVKLLNDKVGMPEFFRAIGGTYPPGSTFKLVTAIAALETGKASENMQWTCPGTYELGNRIFREEYVSGGHGPIVFKDAIGKSCDIVFWKIGVETGSSKLAEYARRFGFGDTLGIELAGEKKGFVPDRSWKKQIWKDDWWAGDTANMSIGQGFVLATPLQVLWSVNAIVTDGDTPRPHILKGYIHDGKMVESARQPNLRIHADKSSFRIVREGMRRAVLNGTAKQLRGTGISSAGKTGTADAPHGKEPHGWFVGYFPYENPEYSVVVLLENAGKAADSAVPLAGEIIKQVNEVSKGK; from the coding sequence TTGGCCGCTCCTAACGTCCAGCCGCCCCCTGATCCACGTCTTGTCGCGTACAGGCGAATTGTTGCGCTCGTTTTCCTGCTGATAGCGATTCGATTGTTTTACATGCAGGTTCATAAGTACCCGGATTTTCTGAAGGGCGCGGTTTCAAACAAGATCAAGTTCATCCCGCACATCGCGCCGCGCGGCCAGATTTTCGACCGCGCAGGCCGTCCCCTAGCCGTAAACGAACCGGTTTTCAGTCTAATGTACTTTCCTCCGCTGGAAGGAGGAGAGGATGAAGCGCTTCCACCCATCGCGGCGGCGCTTGGGGAACCGGTTGAAGCGTTGGCCGAAAGGATTGAAAAGGAAAAAAAGCGGAATTATCCCTATCAGCCTGTATCGATTCGGGATAATCTAACTCCGGAGCAGGTGATATTTTTCAGTGAAAACTCCACCAGGTTTCCCGGCGTGTTCGTGGAGGAAAACAATTACCGAAGGAAATACCCGCTGGGAGCGGCAGCCGCGCATGTAATCGGCTACACGGGTGCGATGTCCGAAAAAGATCCAAAGGCGCAAACCGGCTCCGGATACGACAGGCTTGAATTCGTGGGCAAAACCGGTGCGGAAAAAGCATTCGAGGAATACCTTCACGGCCGTGCAGGAAGCAAAGAAATCGAGGTAACAAAGAACCGCGCTTTCAAACGGCTGATAAACGAAACACCGGCCAAAAGCGGCCAGAATATTTACTTGACAATTGATTCACAGATACAGGCGCGGATTTTTGAGCTGTTCAAAGGAAGGCGCGGCTGCGCGATCGTATCCAAGCCGTTCACTGGCGAAATAATTGCAATGGTGTCCAGCCCAAGTTACGATGCCAACCTGTTTTACCTTCCGCAATACGCCGATTATCGCGTGAAGCTGCTGAACGATAAGGTGGGAATGCCCGAATTCTTTCGGGCGATTGGGGGCACTTATCCGCCAGGCTCGACTTTCAAACTCGTGACCGCGATCGCCGCCCTCGAAACCGGCAAAGCTTCCGAGAATATGCAATGGACTTGTCCTGGCACTTACGAGCTTGGAAACCGGATTTTCCGGGAAGAGTACGTTTCCGGCGGGCACGGGCCGATAGTCTTCAAGGACGCGATAGGCAAAAGCTGCGACATCGTGTTTTGGAAAATCGGGGTCGAAACGGGAAGCAGCAAGCTCGCGGAATACGCCCGCAGATTCGGATTCGGAGATACGCTGGGCATAGAACTGGCCGGGGAAAAAAAGGGCTTCGTGCCGGACCGGAGCTGGAAAAAGCAAATTTGGAAAGACGATTGGTGGGCCGGCGACACCGCAAACATGTCCATCGGCCAGGGATTCGTCCTGGCCACTCCTCTTCAAGTGCTTTGGAGCGTGAATGCGATTGTTACGGACGGAGACACGCCGCGTCCTCATATCCTCAAAGGTTATATCCACGATGGCAAAATGGTGGAATCGGCAAGGCAGCCCAATCTTCGCATTCATGCTGACAAGTCGTCGTTCCGCATCGTCCGCGAGGGAATGCGGCGGGCGGTTTTGAACGGCACGGCAAAACAACTGCGGGGAACGGGAATTTCATCGGCGGGAAAGACGGGAACCGCGGATGCCCCGCATGGAAAAGAGCCCCATGGGTGGTTCGTGGGATACTTCCCCTACGAAAATCCCGAATATTCGGTTGTGGTTTTGCTCGAAAACGCGGGCAAGGCCGCGGACAGCGCTGTACCGTTGGCCGGTGAGATTATCAAGCAGGTGAATGAAGTCTCAAAAGGAAAATGA
- a CDS encoding methylmalonyl-CoA mutase, whose product MSDKSSRSNWEENILFPFLKEHPERKDVLPSTSGWETPRICGTEIGKRSDYDIGWPGEYPFTRGITPTGYRGRLWTMRQYAGFSTAKETNERYRFLLEAGQTGLSVAFDLPTQMGYASDDPMARGEVGKVGVPIDTIEDMRTLFAGIPLDKVSTSMTINAPAVILLGFYQVVGEEQGVPGEKLRGTIQNDILKEYMARGTYIFPPAPSMKLTVDSFRYCRKHLPHWNTISISGYHIREAGCTAVQEVAFTLADGIAYCEAALSGGLEIDDFAPRLSFFFNAHNNFLEEVAKFRAARRLWARLMKERFGAKNPQSMLLRFHTQTAGSMLTAQQPHNNIVRTAYQALAAVLGGTQSLHTNSFDEALALPTEQSVEIALRTQQIIAYETGVADTVDPLGGSWLIEDLTDKIEAGAVEYIRKTDSMGGMVAAIEAGYPQREIQNAAYKWQKQVDSGERTIVGVNRFKDASNESVETLRRNENAEQEQIERLEQYISARTDRQKKEISKTLGLVVKSCEAGAGICEAVVDSIRAGATEGEIVNAMAEVWGRYTGSVSV is encoded by the coding sequence ATGTCAGATAAATCAAGCCGCAGCAACTGGGAAGAGAACATTCTTTTTCCGTTCCTTAAAGAACACCCCGAAAGAAAAGACGTGCTTCCTTCCACTTCGGGGTGGGAAACACCGCGCATATGCGGAACGGAAATCGGGAAAAGATCGGACTATGATATCGGCTGGCCGGGCGAATATCCTTTCACCAGAGGAATCACGCCAACCGGATATCGCGGAAGACTCTGGACGATGCGCCAGTATGCGGGATTTTCGACAGCGAAAGAGACGAACGAGAGATACAGGTTCCTCCTCGAAGCGGGCCAAACAGGTCTTTCGGTTGCATTTGACCTGCCAACGCAAATGGGGTACGCCTCGGATGACCCGATGGCGCGCGGCGAGGTTGGCAAAGTCGGCGTACCCATTGACACAATCGAGGATATGCGGACTCTGTTTGCGGGAATCCCACTGGATAAAGTATCCACAAGCATGACGATCAACGCCCCGGCGGTGATATTGCTGGGCTTTTACCAGGTTGTGGGCGAAGAGCAGGGAGTGCCGGGAGAGAAGCTGCGCGGCACCATTCAAAACGACATACTCAAGGAATACATGGCGCGCGGGACGTACATCTTCCCGCCCGCGCCGAGCATGAAACTGACGGTGGACAGTTTTCGATATTGCCGGAAACACCTGCCGCACTGGAACACGATAAGCATCAGCGGATATCACATCCGCGAAGCGGGATGCACCGCCGTGCAGGAGGTCGCGTTTACCCTTGCGGACGGAATCGCGTATTGCGAGGCCGCGCTTTCCGGCGGGCTTGAAATAGACGACTTCGCTCCAAGGCTTTCGTTTTTCTTCAACGCGCACAACAATTTCCTGGAGGAAGTCGCCAAATTCCGGGCGGCGAGAAGGCTCTGGGCAAGGTTGATGAAGGAGCGGTTCGGCGCCAAGAATCCCCAGTCGATGCTGCTCCGATTCCACACGCAGACCGCGGGAAGCATGCTCACCGCGCAGCAGCCGCACAACAACATCGTGCGAACGGCTTACCAGGCGCTCGCGGCGGTGCTGGGCGGAACGCAGTCGCTTCACACAAACAGCTTCGACGAAGCGCTTGCGCTTCCTACCGAGCAAAGCGTGGAAATCGCGCTTCGCACTCAACAAATCATCGCTTACGAAACGGGAGTTGCGGATACCGTTGATCCGCTTGGAGGCAGTTGGTTAATCGAAGATTTGACAGACAAAATCGAGGCGGGAGCAGTGGAATACATCAGGAAGACGGACTCGATGGGCGGAATGGTGGCGGCAATCGAAGCCGGATACCCCCAGCGCGAAATCCAAAACGCCGCTTACAAATGGCAAAAGCAGGTGGATTCCGGCGAAAGAACAATCGTCGGCGTAAACCGGTTCAAAGACGCTTCGAATGAATCGGTGGAAACTTTGCGCCGCAACGAAAACGCCGAGCAGGAGCAAATCGAACGGCTTGAACAGTACATTTCCGCCAGAACGGATCGGCAAAAGAAAGAAATCTCCAAAACGCTCGGACTGGTCGTCAAGTCATGCGAGGCCGGCGCGGGAATATGCGAGGCCGTCGTTGATTCAATCAGAGCCGGTGCCACGGAAGGTGAAATAGTAAACGCAATGGCAGAGGTTTGGGGGAGATACACAGGCAGCGTATCAGTGTAA
- a CDS encoding homocysteine S-methyltransferase family protein, with translation MSAPAYEIEYNLTLGSSFDINRGDIRARLALGDVVILDGAMGTELERHRAISTSPLWSAEAVELREELVAAIHRDYIAAGAEIITTATFRSTKRTFEKIGRAGDYLQNTRRAVELAKEAVSNAGSPRQIFIAGSIAPLEDCFRPDLVPSKEECEREHGAQAELLADCGVDFILAETFNSVSESVAVAKAARATCLPYFVAVTCTTHGTLLSEESIELFVDSVAPYEPACLLINCTPARSLLLSLQRLAARFPGAVGAYGNVGMSASIHWEFTDEVTPAAYLNYAKTWLASGARVLGGCCGTNPEFIRLLSFHLEGAKPIRDSGV, from the coding sequence ATGTCTGCGCCTGCATACGAAATAGAGTATAATTTGACCCTGGGCAGCAGTTTCGACATTAATCGCGGTGACATTAGGGCCAGGCTTGCGCTTGGGGACGTCGTCATCCTCGATGGGGCGATGGGCACGGAGCTGGAGCGGCACCGCGCGATTTCAACGTCCCCGCTTTGGAGCGCGGAGGCGGTCGAGCTTCGCGAAGAACTTGTCGCGGCCATTCACCGCGATTACATTGCCGCGGGCGCGGAAATCATCACAACCGCCACATTCCGGTCAACCAAGCGCACCTTCGAAAAAATCGGCCGAGCGGGCGATTATTTGCAAAACACGAGGCGGGCTGTCGAGCTCGCGAAAGAAGCCGTTTCGAACGCCGGAAGCCCTCGGCAAATCTTTATTGCCGGAAGTATTGCGCCCCTCGAGGATTGTTTCAGACCCGACCTGGTGCCGTCAAAAGAAGAATGCGAGCGGGAGCACGGCGCGCAGGCCGAATTGCTGGCCGACTGCGGAGTGGATTTCATCCTCGCAGAAACGTTCAACAGCGTCAGCGAATCCGTGGCGGTAGCCAAGGCCGCCCGTGCCACCTGCCTGCCTTACTTTGTGGCGGTTACTTGCACCACACACGGCACTTTGCTAAGCGAGGAAAGCATCGAGCTATTCGTTGACTCTGTCGCGCCGTACGAACCTGCGTGCCTTCTGATTAATTGCACGCCGGCGAGATCTTTGCTTTTGTCGCTTCAAAGGCTCGCGGCGCGATTTCCCGGCGCCGTCGGCGCATATGGAAATGTAGGTATGTCAGCGTCAATCCACTGGGAATTCACCGACGAGGTGACGCCGGCCGCGTACTTGAATTACGCGAAAACTTGGCTTGCATCCGGAGCGCGGGTTCTTGGGGGATGCTGCGGAACCAACCCCGAATTCATCAGGTTATTGAGCTTTCATCTGGAAGGAGCGAAACCGATAAGAGATTCCGGTGTATAG
- the rpsB gene encoding 30S ribosomal protein S2: MALISLRQLLECGAHFGHPTRKWNPKMAPYIFTKRNGIHILDLQQTTKMVDDVHDYIVKIVSDGGKILFIGTKKQAQEAIEEEAVKCGMPFINQRWLGGMLTNFRTIRQRVQRLKELRRMKEEGYFQAAGKKEAKILGDELARLEKFLRGIVDMEELPQALFIIDVKKEENAIKEARRCKIPVIGILDSNCDPDLVDKMIIGNDDAIRSIKLFCQIVSDSVLEAKHGFLPPDSVLIQGTVAEEGEGLDENEELAGFASAVGIAPKPKPAPEPAPTEISAVSTDAPAAEPESP; the protein is encoded by the coding sequence TTGGCACTCATATCGCTTAGGCAGTTGTTGGAATGCGGCGCGCATTTCGGCCATCCCACGCGCAAGTGGAATCCCAAGATGGCGCCCTATATTTTTACGAAGCGCAACGGGATCCACATTCTCGATCTTCAACAAACCACAAAGATGGTGGATGACGTTCACGATTACATTGTAAAAATCGTGAGCGACGGCGGCAAGATTCTTTTCATAGGCACCAAAAAGCAGGCCCAAGAGGCCATCGAAGAAGAGGCAGTCAAGTGCGGCATGCCTTTCATCAACCAAAGGTGGCTTGGCGGGATGCTTACAAACTTCCGCACGATTCGCCAGAGGGTTCAAAGGCTTAAGGAACTGCGCCGGATGAAGGAGGAAGGCTACTTCCAGGCAGCCGGCAAGAAAGAAGCCAAGATTTTGGGCGACGAGCTGGCAAGGCTCGAAAAGTTTCTCCGCGGTATCGTTGACATGGAAGAGCTTCCCCAGGCGCTTTTCATCATCGACGTCAAAAAGGAAGAAAACGCAATCAAGGAAGCACGCAGGTGCAAGATCCCTGTAATCGGAATTCTCGATTCGAACTGCGATCCTGACCTCGTAGACAAGATGATCATAGGCAACGACGACGCCATCCGGTCGATCAAGCTCTTCTGTCAAATCGTTTCCGACAGCGTTCTTGAAGCAAAGCATGGCTTCCTGCCGCCCGACTCGGTTCTGATTCAGGGCACGGTCGCGGAGGAAGGCGAAGGTCTGGATGAAAACGAAGAGCTTGCTGGATTCGCAAGCGCTGTCGGTATCGCGCCCAAACCCAAACCCGCTCCGGAGCCTGCGCCTACCGAAATTTCCGCCGTATCCACGGATGCTCCTGCTGCCGAGCCGGAATCCCCGTAA
- the tsf gene encoding translation elongation factor Ts codes for MSEISAKAVAELRSKTGAGMMDCKSALAESGGDVEKAVELLRVKGIAKAASKSSRATKEGLIYSYIHLGGKAGVLIEVNCETDFVARTDDFKNLCEELAVQVCAMNPDYVSPEDIPENVLEAEKKIYREQTLAEGKPEKIVDKIVEGKLGKYFSDVCLMNQPYFRDETGKKTVEEVVKETVAKLGENIKVARFARFQLGE; via the coding sequence ATGTCAGAAATCAGTGCAAAAGCAGTCGCCGAGTTACGATCCAAAACCGGCGCCGGAATGATGGATTGCAAATCCGCCCTTGCCGAATCCGGCGGGGATGTCGAAAAGGCGGTTGAGTTGTTGCGCGTCAAGGGTATCGCGAAGGCCGCATCCAAAAGCTCGCGCGCGACCAAGGAAGGACTGATTTACTCCTACATCCATCTCGGCGGCAAGGCCGGTGTTCTGATTGAAGTGAACTGCGAGACCGACTTCGTCGCACGCACCGACGACTTCAAGAACCTCTGCGAAGAGCTTGCCGTTCAGGTTTGCGCAATGAATCCGGATTACGTTTCGCCGGAAGACATTCCGGAAAACGTCCTGGAAGCGGAAAAGAAAATATACAGGGAACAAACGCTGGCCGAAGGCAAGCCGGAAAAAATAGTAGACAAGATCGTCGAAGGCAAACTTGGCAAGTATTTCAGCGACGTTTGCCTGATGAACCAACCGTATTTCCGTGATGAAACCGGCAAGAAGACTGTCGAAGAAGTGGTGAAGGAAACCGTCGCGAAGCTCGGCGAGAATATCAAGGTTGCGCGTTTCGCCCGTTTCCAGCTCGGCGAGTAA
- a CDS encoding UMP kinase: protein MTYKRAVIKLSGESLQGDLEGGLSPEAIRHYASEIKSAIAAGCEASVVVGGGNILRGREFAGEDIGHTTADLMGMLATVINALALQSALEAINVPTRVMSGIEMPRVCEPYIHRRAVRHLEKGRVVIFAAGTGNPYFSTDTAAALRGLEIGAEVFIKGTRVDGIYDKDPEKHSDARRFERITYTEALELNLGVLDATAFALCRENNLPIVVFDITKSGNLAKLIAGDVSLGTLVSA, encoded by the coding sequence ATGACATATAAACGAGCTGTAATCAAGCTTTCAGGCGAGTCACTTCAAGGTGATTTGGAAGGCGGCCTTTCCCCGGAGGCGATCAGGCATTATGCATCCGAAATAAAGTCGGCGATCGCCGCGGGTTGTGAAGCTTCAGTAGTTGTGGGAGGCGGCAACATTCTTCGTGGCCGTGAGTTTGCGGGGGAGGACATAGGCCACACCACCGCTGATCTGATGGGGATGCTCGCTACGGTGATCAACGCACTCGCGCTTCAAAGCGCCCTTGAAGCGATAAATGTGCCGACGCGCGTTATGAGCGGCATCGAAATGCCGCGCGTTTGCGAGCCGTACATTCACCGCCGGGCCGTCAGACATCTTGAAAAGGGCCGGGTGGTCATCTTCGCGGCGGGTACAGGCAATCCTTATTTCTCCACGGACACGGCGGCCGCGTTGCGCGGGCTCGAAATTGGCGCGGAAGTGTTCATCAAGGGCACCAGGGTGGACGGAATCTACGACAAGGATCCGGAAAAACATTCCGATGCAAGGCGATTCGAGCGAATAACCTATACAGAAGCACTCGAATTGAACCTCGGCGTTTTGGACGCGACGGCGTTCGCTCTGTGCAGGGAGAACAACCTGCCGATAGTCGTGTTCGACATCACCAAATCCGGCAACCTGGCAAAGCTCATCGCTGGTGATGTATCATTGGGGACGCTTGTCAGCGCTTAG
- the frr gene encoding ribosome recycling factor, producing MSTIAEIKSEAESKMIKSVEATREELAHLRAGRANPALLDRVMVEAYETKSPLRQLATVSAPDASTLNVQPFDPHTLKNIERAIMQSDLGLTPQSDGRIIRISIPQLTEERRKELIKVASRIAEEGRVALRNIRRDAIDHNKRLEKAKEVSEDELKRANEEIEKIIEKHLKEIDELYSQKAKEIQEF from the coding sequence ATGAGCACCATAGCCGAAATAAAATCCGAAGCCGAATCCAAGATGATTAAGTCGGTGGAAGCCACCCGCGAGGAGCTGGCACACCTTCGCGCGGGCCGCGCCAATCCGGCCTTGCTCGACCGCGTTATGGTCGAAGCTTATGAAACAAAATCGCCCCTCCGCCAACTTGCCACCGTATCCGCGCCCGACGCCTCCACGCTAAACGTTCAGCCATTCGATCCACACACACTTAAAAACATCGAGCGCGCGATTATGCAAAGCGACCTCGGACTCACGCCGCAGAGCGACGGAAGGATAATTAGAATCAGCATACCCCAGTTGACCGAGGAGCGCCGGAAAGAGCTGATCAAAGTAGCTTCGAGGATCGCCGAAGAAGGTCGGGTTGCCCTGCGTAACATCAGGCGGGACGCGATCGACCACAACAAAAGGCTCGAAAAGGCCAAGGAAGTAAGTGAAGACGAACTCAAGCGCGCCAATGAGGAAATCGAAAAAATCATAGAGAAGCATCTTAAGGAAATCGACGAGCTTTACAGCCAAAAGGCCAAGGAAATTCAGGAGTTCTAG
- the uppS gene encoding di-trans,poly-cis-decaprenylcistransferase, whose translation MDGNGRWGKKYGFSRVIGHREGVETVRMAVETTQELGIKCLSLFAFSTDNIFRPLTEVSSLFGLFEEILAVETNKLHLKNIRVMVSGDASILPEKIARQFKFAEEMTRNNDSMILNIAVNYSGRQEIIDAIKKIHNAVLEGELKIDELSEEFFRKFLYHPELPYPDLLIRTSGEYRISNFLLWQAAYTEMWFTNSLWPDFSREEYLQAIRDFQSRERRFGKIES comes from the coding sequence ATGGACGGTAACGGACGCTGGGGCAAAAAATATGGTTTTTCGCGGGTCATAGGTCACCGGGAAGGCGTGGAAACCGTGCGGATGGCCGTCGAAACGACACAGGAACTCGGAATCAAGTGCCTTTCTCTGTTCGCCTTTTCAACGGACAATATCTTCCGGCCGCTGACCGAGGTAAGCTCACTGTTCGGCCTGTTCGAAGAGATTTTGGCGGTCGAAACAAACAAGCTTCATCTAAAGAACATCCGCGTGATGGTGTCGGGGGACGCTAGCATTCTGCCCGAAAAAATTGCCCGCCAATTCAAATTTGCGGAGGAAATGACGCGCAATAACGACAGCATGATCCTCAACATCGCGGTGAATTACTCGGGACGCCAGGAAATCATAGACGCGATCAAAAAAATCCACAACGCGGTGCTTGAGGGCGAGCTTAAAATAGACGAGCTTTCCGAGGAATTTTTCAGGAAGTTCCTTTATCATCCCGAACTGCCCTATCCTGATCTGCTTATCCGGACGAGCGGGGAGTACAGAATATCCAACTTTCTGCTCTGGCAGGCCGCTTACACGGAAATGTGGTTTACCAACTCGCTTTGGCCGGACTTTTCAAGAGAGGAATATTTGCAGGCGATCCGCGACTTCCAATCGCGCGAAAGGCGCTTTGGAAAAATAGAAAGCTAG
- a CDS encoding phosphatidate cytidylyltransferase has translation MTRVAVGVAAGIVVVFIMAASRVLGLFLIAVCHLIAMGEYLRLAEPRLPDDIRRTLWILVSAQFAVAAAIMATYVAPSDFLFTRIAQFPECGILRLMAAIGACALLTWITIFLAVSYFMVRRHPHGDFPISAGLHVLTAIGTVYVGLLSLALLYAAGSWNIWFLPMLLSWGADAGAFFTGRSVGKSLLAPTVSPKKTVEGLTGAMLTGAVALPAFLYFSGSPLAAAGPAAALFQALAGCSIAGLGHLGDLFISILKRAHHQKESGVFLPGHGGILDKIDSLLIVSPIVALLAFALS, from the coding sequence GTGACCAGGGTGGCTGTCGGAGTGGCTGCCGGAATCGTCGTCGTTTTCATAATGGCGGCAAGCCGCGTTCTCGGATTGTTCCTTATCGCCGTCTGCCACTTGATCGCGATGGGAGAGTACTTAAGGCTGGCAGAGCCCAGACTGCCCGACGATATCCGCCGGACTCTCTGGATACTTGTTTCCGCTCAATTTGCGGTGGCGGCCGCGATAATGGCTACATACGTCGCTCCGTCCGATTTTCTTTTCACTCGAATTGCCCAGTTTCCCGAGTGCGGTATTTTGCGCCTGATGGCCGCGATCGGAGCATGCGCTTTGCTGACCTGGATAACCATTTTCCTGGCGGTTTCCTATTTTATGGTCAGGCGCCATCCGCACGGCGACTTTCCGATCTCTGCCGGTCTTCACGTGCTGACCGCAATCGGAACCGTTTACGTAGGGCTTTTATCGCTCGCGCTGCTATATGCGGCGGGCTCATGGAATATCTGGTTTCTGCCGATGCTTCTCTCGTGGGGAGCCGATGCGGGAGCGTTTTTCACGGGCAGATCCGTCGGCAAATCGCTTTTGGCTCCGACGGTAAGCCCCAAAAAGACTGTCGAAGGTCTCACGGGGGCGATGTTAACCGGTGCGGTGGCGTTGCCTGCCTTCCTTTACTTTTCAGGCTCGCCGCTGGCCGCCGCCGGACCGGCCGCGGCGCTGTTCCAAGCGCTGGCAGGATGCTCGATTGCGGGATTGGGTCACTTGGGGGATTTGTTCATCTCCATTCTTAAACGCGCGCATCACCAAAAGGAAAGCGGCGTATTCCTGCCGGGCCACGGCGGGATTCTGGACAAGATTGACAGCCTTTTAATCGTCAGCCCGATCGTCGCCCTGCTGGCTTTTGCCCTTTCTTAA